One window of Acidobacteriota bacterium genomic DNA carries:
- a CDS encoding sensor domain-containing diguanylate cyclase: protein MNDDGLAPAHELQVDVDLILQIGLQINAEHDIDRLLTLTVQAIKESLKYSTCAIMLAEGTDLVIRAVTDYPEAIIGTRIPIGSGLTGRCASSREESLVPDLSKSPYYVHLGSEEFRSELDIPIVFRGKMLGVLNTQSAALNAFGEHDVHTLKILATQIGVALYNTRIRTQLELVQDIGVQLVTIVRAEELFPWIVRQIQQRLHHDSCAILRADGHDLVLEASTGGYAQDLVGMRIPFGDGITGRCALEQRVVNVGDVRSDRGYITSGVEGVRSEIASPILFEGKLHGVLTVESSAENAFDDDDTRLLSTLSAQVAVGLRQAQMFAEAERMAVTDALTGLYNYRYFYERLHAETARSARYGHPLSLVMIDLDFFKDVNDRFGHLKGDEVLREVARTVRRNIRRFDEPMAIRHADIDIASRYGGEEFIVIMPETGIEGAAIAAERLRAAIEAEVGHAAGLVGENGQTLNVTGSFGVAVFERGLGPEGLIKRADDAVYKAKHEGRNRVVVAQVSGAR, encoded by the coding sequence ATGAATGACGACGGATTGGCACCAGCGCACGAACTGCAAGTCGATGTCGACCTGATCCTCCAGATCGGGCTGCAGATCAACGCCGAGCACGACATCGATCGACTGCTGACTCTCACCGTGCAGGCGATCAAGGAGTCGCTCAAGTACTCCACCTGCGCCATTATGCTGGCAGAAGGGACGGACCTGGTCATCCGCGCGGTGACCGATTACCCGGAGGCCATCATCGGCACGCGCATCCCGATCGGCAGTGGCCTCACCGGTCGTTGCGCGTCGAGCCGGGAGGAGTCGCTCGTTCCTGACTTGAGCAAATCCCCGTACTACGTCCATCTCGGCAGCGAGGAGTTCCGCTCCGAACTGGACATCCCGATCGTCTTCCGCGGAAAGATGCTGGGCGTCCTCAATACCCAAAGCGCGGCGCTCAACGCCTTCGGTGAACACGACGTCCACACGCTGAAGATTCTGGCGACGCAGATCGGCGTTGCGCTCTACAACACCCGAATCCGCACCCAGCTCGAGCTGGTCCAGGATATCGGTGTTCAGCTGGTGACCATCGTGAGAGCGGAAGAGCTCTTTCCGTGGATCGTGCGCCAGATCCAGCAGCGGCTCCACCATGATTCCTGCGCGATTCTTCGGGCGGACGGCCACGACCTCGTGCTGGAGGCTTCCACGGGCGGCTATGCCCAGGATCTGGTCGGCATGCGAATCCCGTTCGGCGACGGGATCACGGGGCGGTGTGCGCTCGAACAAAGAGTCGTCAACGTCGGGGACGTGCGGTCAGACCGCGGATACATCACGTCCGGTGTCGAGGGCGTGCGCTCCGAGATCGCCTCGCCTATCCTCTTCGAAGGGAAGCTGCATGGCGTGCTGACGGTCGAGAGCAGCGCCGAGAATGCTTTCGACGACGACGACACGCGCCTGTTGTCAACGCTCAGCGCCCAGGTGGCCGTGGGCCTCCGTCAGGCTCAGATGTTCGCCGAAGCCGAACGGATGGCGGTGACCGATGCGCTTACCGGTCTCTACAACTATCGCTACTTCTACGAACGACTGCACGCCGAGACGGCCCGGTCGGCCCGGTATGGCCACCCGTTGTCGCTGGTGATGATCGATCTGGACTTCTTCAAGGATGTCAACGACCGTTTCGGGCACCTGAAGGGGGACGAAGTCCTGCGCGAGGTTGCGCGCACGGTCCGGAGAAACATCCGCCGCTTCGACGAGCCGATGGCCATCAGGCACGCAGACATCGACATCGCCTCTCGTTACGGCGGCGAAGAGTTCATCGTCATCATGCCGGAAACGGGCATCGAAGGCGCCGCCATCGCAGCCGAGCGCCTGCGGGCCGCAATCGAAGCGGAAGTGGGCCACGCTGCCGGTCTGGTCGGCGAGAACGGCCAGACCTTGAACGTCACCGGGAGCTTCGGCGTGGCGGTCTTTGAGCGAGGGCTGGGGCCAGAGGGTTTGATCAAGCGCGCCGATGACGCGGTGTACAAGGCCAAGCACGAAGGCCGAAACCGCGTCGTCGTGGCCCAGGTGTCGGGCGCGCGCTGA
- a CDS encoding alpha/beta hydrolase: MPRRLSVPAVLTLLLCLAVAPPALGQASTSFTLRGKALTLHIYGSASGDPVVIASGDGGWLHLGPHAAEVLGRAGYFVVGIDSKEYLSVFTSSSTTLRPEEVPGDFRAFAQYAAQQSNRSRAFLVGVSEGAGLSVLAASDPRTRAAVRGVIALGLPDINELAWRWRDSIIYLTKQVPDEPTFSVGAIIEKVSPMPLAALHSSADEFVPIAEIQRLMEKAKEPKRLWIIRASNHRFSGNEKEFDARLIDAMTWVRAQKQAP, from the coding sequence ATGCCGCGCCGTCTGTCTGTCCCGGCGGTTCTGACGCTGTTGCTCTGTCTGGCCGTCGCCCCGCCTGCCCTCGGGCAAGCCTCAACATCCTTCACGCTTCGGGGCAAGGCGTTGACGCTGCACATCTATGGCAGCGCAAGCGGCGATCCCGTGGTCATTGCGAGCGGCGACGGCGGGTGGCTTCATCTCGGGCCTCACGCGGCAGAAGTGCTCGGCAGGGCCGGGTATTTCGTGGTCGGCATCGACAGCAAGGAGTATCTGTCGGTCTTTACATCGAGTTCGACGACGCTCCGGCCGGAAGAGGTGCCAGGCGACTTCAGGGCCTTCGCCCAGTACGCCGCACAACAGTCGAATCGATCGCGCGCGTTTCTGGTCGGCGTGTCTGAGGGAGCCGGGTTATCGGTGCTCGCCGCCTCCGATCCCCGCACGAGAGCGGCCGTTCGGGGCGTCATCGCGTTGGGGCTCCCCGACATCAACGAGCTGGCGTGGCGGTGGCGGGACTCGATCATCTACCTCACCAAGCAGGTGCCGGACGAGCCCACCTTCAGCGTCGGCGCCATCATCGAGAAGGTGTCGCCCATGCCTCTGGCCGCCCTTCATTCCTCCGCCGACGAGTTTGTCCCGATCGCCGAGATTCAGCGCCTGATGGAGAAGGCGAAGGAGCCGAAGCGACTGTGGATCATCAGGGCATCGAACCACCGGTTCAGCGGAAACGAGAAGGAATTCGACGCGCGGCTGATCGACGCGATGACCTGGGTACGGGCACAGAAACAGGCACCATGA